In bacterium, the genomic window ATGTTTATAAAAACAATAAAGAGACAGAAATTGCCTTTTTAAATAAAAAATCTTAAAAAATTTTTATTCAACACCTTCATGGCCAATAACCCCTAAACTCATGCCCCATGAGAATTATGCATGTTTTTGTATAGTGCTTAATGAATAAATTATTTATTAAGAACTAATTTATTCTAAAAAAGGCAATTTTTTAAAGTCCGATGTTTTTAATTAATTAAAGGGCAATTTGGATTGTTAAAATATAACCCTGAATTTTATTCAAAGTTATAAAGACCTGTTATTATTACCTACTAAAAGCACTTATAGATAAGGGGAAAGATGCATTCTGATTTAAAAATCGACAATAAGTTTATTACTCCTGTGAGTTATCGAATTCAAAAGGCAAGGGAAGAAATACCCCATCTAGACTTGTTTAAGTCAAAATTGTTACTCTCCTCAAGAGAAAAATCTTGTTCAGAAAGACGGCTGGATACCTTGGGATAAAAAATTTTGATTAATTAGAGGCAATAATGTGTAATTAGTATTAAGCGAAGCTAATTTGTTTTAAATAAAAAAACTTAAAAAAGTTTTACTCAACACCTTCATGATCAATAACCTCAAAAGTCATGCTCCATGAGAATTATGCATGTTTTTGTATAGTGCTTAATATAGCTATATTACAAAGCGTTAAGTTGAATTTAAAAAAGTTTTTTCATGCATGAAATCTGATTTTAAGCATGATGACAGGTTTAAAACCAAAACGGCAAGCATGATTAAGAAATAGCTTATCTCCGAATTAAAGTAATTGCCTACTTTATCATGAGTCAATTTTTTTATGAATCGTTTTGATATAAAAAGATTTTTAGTATTATTATATTAAGTCGTTTCGGAGGTTGGGGAAATTAGTTAAATGATGAATTTATTAAGTAATAATAATGATGTAAAACTAAGACCTGTAAAAAAAATTTTTAATATAGAAGCAGAAAAATTGGTTCGTGAAGCAAGTGATAATTTTATTTATTTCAGAGATTACGAAAAAACCATTGAACAACTAACCAGAGTGCTTGAAATTGAACCTAATCATGTTAAAGCCTTGATTTTAAAAGGAAACATTTTTTTCTGTATAGATAAAGATAATGAAGCTCTTGAATGTTTTGAAAAAGCGCTGAGTCTTGATCCTTTTTCTGCTGAAGCACATGGCTCAAAAGCAAATACCCTTGATGTTTTAGGCAAAGTAAAAGAAGCTTTTGCCTGTTGTGAAAAAGCTTTTAAGAACATTACCGCAAAAGATAAAGATTTGCTTCCTTCTTTATATGACCAAAAAATAGCGTTGTTAATCAAATTAAAAAAATATGAAGACGCAAAACAGACATTAAAACAGTGTTATAGATATTTAAAAACCGAAGATTCTTTCAAAATTGCTTCATGCTACAGAGATATCATTGATACTCTTTTAAAAGAACAAAGATACAGAAAAAAAATTGCTACAGAAAGATTTAAAATTATTCACAGCATTTAGGTGGCTCTTTAGTAAAACTTTGAATTATTATTTTGCATGGCTGTCAGCTTGCTGATGACATTTAATAATAAGTTTTTAGAATTATTAGCAGAAGTTGTTGTGGTTGTTTCTGTTGTTGAAGCTAGGAATCCTTTACTTACAAGATAAGCTTTTACTTCAGCTGAAGTTAATTTTCCGTCATGGTCGGAGTCTGCCGCATCAAAATCCTGAATCATATTTTCAATACCGGCAGGTTTGGTCAGTCCCATCGATATTAACTGTGTATTAAAGGCAGAAAGCTGCTCTTTAGACATACTTGTACTTGTAGACCCAAAATAAGTACTATCTACGTAAGTATTAGAAGTTGCAGCCGGATAAGTCCCGGACGATATTTTAAATATTTTTTCGAAAAAATTCATTTATCGTTCCCTTTGCAGGTTAAATATTCTTTCTTTAGCATCATTATAATAATAATTCTGATAAAATCATCATTTGAATATATTAAGATGATTTTCAGGAAAGATAATCTGCAATGCTTAAAGTTTTTCCGCTGGTTTCACTGTTTGATAATCCATAACTTTGTTTTAACTTATCCAGATATGAGGAAGAAGAGTCTAAAAGAGTAGAACTGTCAGATGAATTTCCGCCAAATAACCCTGAATTAAGAAGGCTGGATTGTTGAGAGGATGTTGAAGTGTTTGAATTGTTCAAATAACTTAGCAAACTTGAGTTTATCGAGTTGTTTACAGAGGTTGAAGACAAGCCTAGACTGCTTAACATTCCTGCGGGTGTACTTTTATAAGTGGTAAATTCTTTATAGCTCACTCCGTCACCGTTTTTGTCTATTTTGTCGTAGGAATCAATTATCCCCATAAGGTCAGAAGAAGGATCCTGTCCTTGAGTTATTTCGCCGGATAAGATATTGCCCAAATCTTTTTTCGTAATGTTAATCTTTCCGTCTTTAAAATCCTGTATTTTTTGTTGATTAACAGTATTAGTATCTTGCGCAGATACCCCCTGAAGTGATATTGTCATTGTTTTCTCTTCCCCGATTTTTTGAACATATGCTATTAAAATTATAAATTATCTATTATTAACTTCATCGTTTGTTTAAACTATAAAGACTAAAGCCTCCATAATTAAAATGGAGGCTTTAGTCTTTATAATAATTTTAATTTCTTATGCTTCACCGCGTTGCTGTTTGATTAAGTCCTGTACTTTGTTAAACAGTTCATCGCCTTTTTGCTGAATATTATCCATTACATGATTTGCTTTTGTTTGAAGGTCTTTGATAGAATCTTCAGAAGTTTTACAAACTTCTTCTGTTTTGTCGAGAAGCAGTTCTCTGGTCTCTTCACCGGAATGCGGCGCAAGAAGAAGTCCCAGAACCCCGCCAAAAGCAGCTCCGAATACAAAACCGCCCAGAAATTTTCCTAAACTCATAATTTAATCTCCTTTTGAAAACTATAAAACTTTAAAAAAAATTATTTTTTGCGGCTTAATAATAAGTAAAAACCTGAAAGAAGGTTTTTGCCGATGTATTTGCCGACTTCTTTTGCCTGGCTGCCTATAATAGCGCTCGCCCCTAAAAAAGCTTTAGCTCCTTTCTTGATTCCGATATTCATATTATTTAATTGACTGCTTACATTTAAAGAAAGCTGATTAATGCTAACCAGTGTGGTTTTTATCTCTTTTATTGTCGGCTCAAGCTCTTCTTGTGTGGCTTTAACAAAATTCTGTAAAGAGTTTACCAATCCTGAAAGATCGATAAGAAGTTTTATCAGAAATACACCAGTTATAATAATTAAAACTACTGATGTATAAATTAAAAACTCCAGCGGTTGATGTAAATTTTCCAATTTGTTTCTCCTTTGCGATGAAGGAGCGTTAATAGCGGAAATGATTAATTTTCGTATTTATAAGCTCATTCTTTCTCTGATGTCTATAAGTATTTATAAGCAGATTCCAGTTCTTCTCTTTTTTTGGCGGCAGCCATTCTGCCCGCTTTTATTGAATCAATAACTTTGTTGAACTGGGATTCAATTGTATATTGAAGCCTTACAATCGCATCCGAATTTATTTTATTGGTATAAATTATTTTAGGGGTTTTTTCCGTAATGATTTTTTTAGCAGCAACTGTTAAATCTTTTCTCATTTCTGCACCTGACTTTGGAGAGAATAAAATTGCTGCAACAACTCCGGCCAGAACGCCTACGAGTGTTCCTATTCCGAAAGATAGTGCATTTTCTGATTTTCCTGACATTTGTGTCCTCCAATTATATAATCTATAAACACGTATTTAAATAATTATCTTATAGTTTTAAATAAAAATAAGGGTTTTAATAATTTATTAATATTTAAAGCTTTTAAAATTGTCGACAAGATAAAAAATTTTTTGCCAAATTTTAAGGTTTTAACTCTAAATAAAATAATTTCCGTAAAAATTTGCCCGATTATAAAACCCAGTTTTTGAGGAGAAATAGGTTCAATATAAAGATGTTCGGACAATTCGGCATTGAAGCTTATTAAATCAGTTCTTATATCTCTTATAATCAGAGGCAAGCACAAATGTAATTCGTCAACTTCCTGCTGAAGCAGTTTTACCATTATATTTGCTCTGATAATAAGGTAAATAATAAGAACGAATGTTAATAACTCTATCATTCCAAAGATAATAATGTGATTTTGTATCATAATTTCAACTTATTTTATTTTGATTCAAATTTTGTAGTAAATAGTCTAACATATTTTACGTTTTCACTTTATAAAAACGAACTTTATTTATTATAGTATTTTTTTCGTTCTTTAATTGTAACAAATTGTTAAAAAACAAACAAATTTGTATCAACTTTTTTGTTCACGAGATTTATATAAGTATGGAAAATAATTTAATTTAAAAAATAAAAACGAAAGGAAAAATTATGTTAATGTCAGTAAGATCTTTGCAACCCAAATTAGCGTTTAAAGCGATTGAGTATGATAGACCTCATCCTCCAACTAATGAATATAATCAAAAAGAAGCAAAACTCAATAACGATGATGAGTATAAAAGAATTATGGGTGATAATGGTCATAGTTGTGATGTTGCAACATTTCAAAATAAGAAGGACACTGCTAAAATAGATTTAGCATTTAGTAGACCGGGAAATCCTAATAATGGAAGGGACGAAAAAACTTTATTTGAATTATTGCAAATTAATGGATTAAACCCAAGAATAGTTAAGGATTAAAATTATTAAAAAAAGTTTAATTCTTCTTTAAAACTGTCATTCTTTTTCTGGATGGCAGTTTTTGTACGTATGATTCAGCAGAATATTTTATTAACTAAAATAAAAAAGCTTTATAAAGATATATCCATTTATTTCACATATAATATATTTATGAAGAAAAAATTATCTTATTTTATATCAATACCCTTTACAAAACTGCTTGTACAACTCATAAAATTATCAGGAGGCGGAGCAGGAACGAATTTACCTGGCAAGATAGCAAGGAGACTTTCTCCTGATATACTTTCTTATCTTGTTAAACAAACAAAAAAAGAGATTCTTGTTGTAACGGGAACAAACGGAAAAACTACAACATCAGGTTTTATAGCGGGAATACTTAAAGCGGACGGGAGAAAAGCCGTACATAACAAAAGAGGGGCGAATATGCTTACCGGCATCACAACAGCTGTTGTGAGCAAGAGCAGTTGTTTTGCCGAATTAAATCCCGATAATTGTCTTTTAGAGATTGATGAAGCTTATCTTGTTAAAGCTGTTGATGAATTTACACCTGATGTTATACTTGTTACCAATTTATTCAGAGACCAGCTTGATAGATACGGTGAATTGAATACTACCGCGAAAAAAATTGATCAAGCAATAGAAAAAACTTTTGCTTCTGTGGAAAAATTGACTAATTCCCCAAAAACAAAACTTCCGAAGTTACTCTTAAATGCCGATGATCCTATAGTTTCATCTTTAGGCGAAGATTTTTCGGAAAGCCGTATTTTTTACGGGTTTGAAGATATAAAATTTGTTAATCAGGACGAAGCTATAAATTCTCCGCAGGAAACTACAAATTGCAAATGCGGTAATAGATATAATTATGAAAAAATTTTTTACGGGCATCTGGGGCATTTTTATTGTACATGCGGAAATAAAAGACCGATACCGCAAGTGTCTGCAAAAGCCATAATTGACGTAAACAGCTCAAAAATAATAATAAACTCGCAATATCATGAAGAATTCAGTATTAATATAAGAATGCCGGGTCTTTATAATGCTTATAACGCTCTTTCTGCCATAACTATGGCTCTTAATATCGGAATAAGTGCCGAAAATATCAGGCAGGGAATTGAAAATTATTCGACAATTTTTGGCAGAGCGGAAACACTTTGCATGAAAGGCAAGAAAGTACTTATTCAGCTTATTAAAAACCCGATAGGAGCAACAGAAGTCTTAAGAACAGTAAAAGATGATGTTAACGGCAGACTTTTAATTATCATAAATGATAATTATGCTGACGGGAGAGATGTTTCATGGCTTTGGGATGCAAATTTCGAGCTTCTTTCAACTTACAATAAAACTGTAATCGTCAGCGGAGTAAGAGCTTCTGATATGGCGGTAAGATTAAAGTATGCGGGAATCAAGTCAGAAAATATAATTATAATTGAAGACATAAATAAAGCTCTGGAAAAATCCCTTTTTGATGTAAAAAAAGAAGAAAAACTTTATGTTTTGCCAACTTATACGGCTTTATTAAGTCTTCAAAAAATTCAGAGAAATTTTTTATAAAGCTCGATTAGTAAATTGAGCTTTTTTTACTTTATTAATTTTTTTATTTTCTGATTCATTCTTTTTCGGAGAAATATTTATAAATCCCAAGCAGACAACAAAAATCAAAGAATTAAAAGCTGAGTGAATTTGTTGCATGGAACTAATAGAATGAAACTCCTTCAGAGCAGTTAATCCTGATACTATAGCTATTATTCCTAAAATAATTTTTATAAGCATAAAACCTTCTCCTTATAACAATTTCATTTGTTTTGGGCTGACTTGTTCATAATCATAGCATCCAATCTCATTATATACAGCTGAATTTCTAGCAACATTTATCAACTTTGCTTTACCTGAGGGACACTTATCAAAATAAATACAATTACCGCAAATGATCCATTCTCTTTTAGCCATTTGAACCCTCTTAATGTTACGACATGTTAACCGTAATATCTATAAAATATATAGAAAATAGCAATTTTTTCAATACCGGTGTTTTTATATATGTACAAGGATAAAACACACACAACACACTATCTACAAAACATTATATTTATTAAACAACGAGGCGCTACTAGATAATTAGAGAATGAGGTCAATGCCGGGGATAGTCTTTATTCCGGTTTTCACACTCGATTTTCATCGGAGGATTTAAGGCAGTTTTATAAACTGTCTTTTTTTTGCAATTTTTTATAAAATTTTAAGGTTTAATTCTATCCATAAGTCTTGCAAAAGGAATAGTTTCACGTACGTGATGTAGTCCGCAAAGCCAGCTTACTGTTCTTTCAATTCCCAATCCAAATCCTGAATGCGGAACGCTTCCATATTTTCTTAAGTCCAAATACCAGTCAAAAGCTTCTTCAGGAAGGTTATGTTCTTTTATTTTTCCGAGAAGAACATCAAGATCCTCTTCTCTTTGTCCGCCGCCTATAATTTCTCCGTAGCCTTCAGGAGCAATCATATCAACACAAAGAGCAAGTTTAGCGTTTTCGGGATCTTGTTTCATGTAAAAAGCTTTACATTCGGCAGGGTATCTGTGAATAAGAATTGGGCGGTCGAATTTTTCGGAAATAACCGTTTCTTCATCGCCGCCGAAATCATCGCCCCATTCAACTTCTTTGCCTGCATCTTTAAGAATTTGAATAGCTTCGTCATAGGTGATTCTGGGGAAAGGTTTTTTAATATTTTCCAGTTTTGACACGTCTCTTTCAAGAATTTCAAGTTCTTTTCTTCTGTTTGTTACAACCTGCTGAACAACGTATTCAACAAAATCTTCAGCTAAATCCATATCCATTTGCAGGTCAAAATAAGCCATTTCAGGTTCAACCATCCAGAATTCCGTTAAATGTCTTCTTGTTTTTGATTTTTCTGCCCTGAAAGTCGGACCAAAACAGTAAACTTTTCCGAAAGCCATTGCTGCTGCTTCCATATAAAGCTGACCGCTTTGTGTTAAATATGCTTTTTCATCAAAATAATTCACTTCAAACAGGTTTGTGGTTCCTTCGCAGGCAGCAGGCGTAAAGATAGGTGCGTCTACAAGTAAAAACCCGTTATTATTAAAATAATTTCTTACAGCGTTTATAATTTCATTTCTTATTTTCATTATTGCATGTTGTCTTGGGGAGCGCAGCCAGAGGTGTCTGTTTTCCATAAGAAAAGCAACACCGTGTTCTTTAGGGGTTATCGGGTAGTCATGAGATTCTCCTACGACTTTTATGTCTTTAACCCCGATTTCAAAGCCTATGGCTGATCTTTTGTCTTCTTTAACGGTTCCGTAAACTTCGATAGAGGTTTCTTGTGAAATTTTGTCCCCAATTTCGAAAGTTTCAGGAGAAACATCTCCTTTAAATATGACCGCCTGAATAATTCCGCTGCCATCTCTTATCTGGAGAAAATGCAGTTTGCCGCTGGATCTTTTGCCGTAAAGCCAGCCTTTTAAGCAGACATCTTGACCTTCATAATTTGCTATTTCAGAAATATAAACATGTTTTAATTCAGACATAATGTTTTAATACCTTTTCATTTTAAATTATTAGCCGATAACCAAGAACACTACATTATTATATTAAATAGTAATACTAAATTGCAATCTATCAAGTAAAAACATAAAGATATCATTCTGAGGCAAAGCCGAAGAATCTGTCTAATTAACTCGAATTACTGGTTAGCGAAAATAAGCATGAATATAGGTATTGTCATTCTGAGCGACCAACGGGAGCGTGAGAATCTATCCAATTAATAGCCAAAACAGATTGCCACGTCAACTCTTTGGCTGCCCCCTCCTTTTTTGATAATTAATCAAAAAAGCGGGTACCCTTCGCAATGACAGGTTGATTAATTTCCGTAACAATTCGAGTTAATTAAGCTTATAGACTTGATTCTCAAATGGACGGATGCTTCGTTTCACTTAGCAAGACAAAAAGAAAATACGCTACTATAGAAAACCATATTTATGCTAAATCTATGTTGTACCGCCTGTAATAGCGTTTAGAGAAGCATTTCCCGGGGTAATGGTTACGGGGTAAGGAATACCAGGAGAAGTAATATCAACTCCATTAATATCTTTAACGAAATTAGCGGGAAGAGTTATGGCTGTATCTAACCCGCCTGCCGGAACTACGCCATTTGCCGAGACACCAAGTACATATATATCTTTAAAAATAGTCCCGGTAGATCCAAAATTAGGACCTTTATCTCCGTTTACATCAATAACAGCATAACATTGTGTAGCCGCTGCTGTAAAAGGAGTAACACTTGTTATTAAAGCGCAACCGTTGGCTCCTACAAAGGTTATTTTTGTACCGTCCGCTAAATATATTGTGTCACCCGCCGTATTGATTTTTAATGTATTTAAAGAATCTTTAAGAAGGGTTACCAGCGCAACACCTGTCTCTCCTGCAGTTGGAATAGTTGCTCCATCTATCGAAGTTGTCATTAATGCTTGATTTAGAACGCTGGTAGTCTTTTTTATATCTACCTTGTATTTGTCTTTATTTGTATCTTGAATAAGTGTCGGAATAGTTATGGCAGCTACTACGCCGATTATTGCCAGAGTTACAAGAACTTCTGCAAGAGTGAAACCTTTTTTTGAATCGGGCATGATGCTCCCTTTGCGTACTATACTATTTTGAAAATTAATTTAATATAAAAATTATACATCATCTTATAAAAAAGAGTAAGAAATTTTCATATTTCTTACTCTTTTTTTATTTTGATTCAGAAAATCAGATTTATGCTAAATCTATGTTGTACCGCCTGTAACAACGTTTATAGAAGCATTTCCAGGGACAGGGTTATCTGTATACGGAATACCAGGAGCGGCAATAGTTGCTCCATTAACATCTTTCATGAAATTAGCAGGAAGGGCGAAAGCAGAATCTAATCCTCCTACAGGAACTATACCGTTTGCCGAGACACCAAGTACGTATACATCGTTAAAAGTAGTACCTGTAGCGCCCTTATTAGGACCTTTATCTCCGTTTACATCAACAACAGCATAACATTGGGTAGCCGCCTTCGTAAATGGAGCTGAGTTGGTTATTAAAGCGCAACCATTGGCTCCTACGAATGTTATTTTTGTACCGTCAGATAGCCATATTGTATCAGAATTGATAGTTAATATGTTTAAAGAATCTTTAAGAAGAGTTACCAGCGCAGCGCCTGTCTCACCTGCAGTTGGAATAGTTGTTCCATCAACGGAAACTGACATCAATGCCTGATTTAGTGTTCCAATAGTCTTTTTTAGACCGACTTTGTATTTGTCATTGTTGGTACTTTGAATAAGTGTCGGAATAGTTAAAGCAGCTACTACACCGATAATTGCCAGCGTTACAAGAACCTCTGCAAGTGTGAAACCTTTTTTTGAACTGTGCATGATTTTCCCTTTCGATTAATATTATACTTCTTACAAATGGATTATAATTTTAGTATCAAATATACATAAATTATAAAGTTAAATAAAATTAATTAATATACTGTTTTTAAATTATTTTTTTAACTTCAACATTTCTGATTTAAATTATATGACATTAATTAAAATATGGCTAGTTCTTATTTTATTTAATTTTAAAAAAATTTGTAGAAAAACTTTAACTGATATTTTATAATAAATATTGATATAGATATAACATGTTTTTTGTTATTGCTAAGGGTAGTTATTTGTTATAAAAAATTTTAATATAGAGGCTGGAGTGAATGGACAGTTACATTTTGAAAAGCGGAAGTGAAAAAATTGAAAGTGATGATGTTTCAATTTTAACGAGCATTCTTTCTGATAATGATTCTAAAATAATAAGTTTTCCGATTGAAGAATATTTAAAGACTTTTAAAGAGGAACCTGATGGTTTTGAAATAACTAATATTATTGCTCAAGCGTTGGGCTGTTTTTGTTTTTGCGTGGCGGCATCTGAATTTTTAAAGGATATTAAAATAAAGCCATCTTTTGAGCATCCTGAATGTGATTTTACTTATATATTAAGTGATTTTGAAAAAAACCATCTTAACGTTACTTCTTTAGTCAGGAAAAATAAATTTTTAGCTTCCAAAAATTATGCTGTAAATTTTGAAAAGGGAAATGTAATTTCCGGTAAAGCGTTTATAAATTATAATTTATTAAATGAAAGCAGTATTAAATTAAAAATAAAGATAGATTTTGAAAATTTAAAAACTTCTGAGTTAAAAGACATGAATATTTTATTTGAGTTAATTTGGTCTAAACTCCAGCCTCAAATAAATAAAGCCCAAAGACCTTGTATGCAAAAGACTATAAATTGTATTCCCGATTATTTAAAATTCGCTACAGCGCCGTTTATGCAAGAATTGCGAAGGTTGATGACTTCACAGAATGATAAAATTTTTATCGGAGAAAACGACGTTATTGCTAAAAAAGTTACAAATACAGGCTGTTATGTTTTTAAAAAAGCACAGCTTTCCGAGAATGATTTTTTAGCACAGAATGGCAAAGCTAGTTCTTCGGAAGCTACTTCTGCTTTTTCTACCCATTCTTTGCAACCAGACAACGAAATAAATAAAGAAATAGATCATCAAATTATAAGCCAACTTTCAAAAATGAATGATTTAACTGTCGATGTATTAAACGGAATAGTGCATATTCTTATGGAAAAATCTAAAAAGACAGATGGAGAAGTCTTTTTGAGTATTGATGATTTGTTATTTATACGCGGCAAAAAAGCCAGCAAAAATCAAAAAGGTTTGAGAGGCGGTTATAAGGATTCTCAGCGTAAAGAAATTTTAGAGCATCTGGAAATACTCGCTAATTTAAAAATTAATATTTCAAATACTTATATTCCAGTAATTGATAATAATGGAAAAAGAAATTATGAGGTTTTTAGCGGAGAAAGCCCGCTAATTTACATAAAAAAAGCTGAAAACAAAGATTATTATTTTTATGTAAAAGCAGGAGAAGTTTTAGCTTTAACCCTCAGTGGAGCGGCTGCAAAAACAGGCTTAATCCATAAAAAAGTATCCGAGTATGATTATTACAGAAATTTTTGGGAAAAAAGAATCGGAAACTATCTGGCATGGATTTGGCGGAGCAGACAAAATAATGCGGATTTTCTTGTTCCTTTAACGGTTGGAACTTTGTTAAGTCAAATTAGGGACGAAAAAGAAAATAAACGACCTCAATCTATTAGAAATAGGCTCGAAAAAGCTCTTTATAATCTTGAAAATGACCTTGTTATAAAAAGTTGGCAGTATAAAGAAATTGATGAAGATGTTTTAACGGGTAAAAATTGGTTTGAAAGCTGGCTAAAGCACAAATTGATTATAGAACCGCCTATTGAAATACTTGAAGAATACGCTAAAATAAAAAAAATTAAAAATAACAATGCAAATAAAATCGATTTTTCAGAAATTATCGCAATAATAAAAGAAAAAAATCTAAGCCAGATGAGAGTTGCCGAAGAAACAGGCATAAAACATGATGCATTGGCAGGCATTTTAACAGGAAAAATGCTTCCGAATCCTTCTGAAAAAAGAAAACTACAGACATGGATTATGAAACAAAAAGGTTGATTATTTCGTTTGCTGTTTCTTCAGGCGTTTTTTCGCAGGTATTTATTTTGAAATCGGCTTGATTGTAAAAGATTTTTCTTCTTTCTTGTATTATTTTAAGTGTTTCGACAGGGTTTTCTGTATTTATAAGAGGACGTTCGTTGTCATCTTTTATTCTCTTAAAAAGCTCATCTGCCGGCGCATAAAGATGAAACAAGATTCCGTTTTTCTTTAGATTATGTATGTTTTCCTCTATTAAGACAGCTCCACCGCCGGTTGAAACAACAATATTTTCTTGTGAAGAAACTTCTTCTATAGCTTCTGACTCAAGCTTTCTGAAAAAAGCTTCTCCGTTTTCGGCAAAAATAAGTTTTATGGATTTTTGGGCTTTTTGGATAATTAATTCGTCCGTATCTGCGAATTTCATGTTTAATTTCTCGGCAAGTTTTCTTCCGATAGTGGTTTTCCCTGAACCCATAAGTCCTATTAAAACAATATTTTTTGGCATAATTTTATCTTGATTGGCATAATTTTTTGTAATTTTCAAAATTCGATTTTATTTCAGTAAGGCTGTCTCCGCCGAATTTTTCGAAAAATGCATTAATTAAAGTAATTGCTAACATTGCTTCGCCGACAACGCTTGCAGCAGGAACAGCGCAAACATCTGATCTTTCATAATGAGCAGAGTGTTCTTGTCCGTTTTCAAGGTCTATTGACCTTAAAGGTTTTTTTAGAGTCGGTATAGGTTTCATTGAGGCCTTTACGATAATGGGCATTCCGTTTGACATTCCGCCTTCTATTCCGCCTGCGTTGTTTGTTTCTCTTTGATAGTTGCTCGAATCTTTTTTTGGAAAAATTTCATCGTGCATTTCAGAACCGAATATTTTACCCGAATCTTCGCCAATACCGATACTGACAGATTTTATAGCCGGAATACTCATAACTGCCTGAGCGATTTGTCCGTCAAGCCTTCTATCCCAATGAACAAAGCTTCCAAGACCTATCGGAACATTTAATGCAATTATTTCAAATATTCCGCCGAGAGAATCTCCTTCTGCTGCTGCTTTATCAATTGTTTTACGCATTGCTTCGGAGGTTTCTTCATCAGCACATCTTACATCAGAGTTTTCAGCTTTTTCTTTCAATGCAGAAAATTCTTGTGGCAAATCTTTTTCGTTAACTTTAGCCGTGCCTATTTGAGTTATATGGCTAAAAAGTTCTATTTCAAACTCGCTTAAAATTATTTTGGCTAAAGCTCCTACAGCTGTTCTAATGGCTGTTTCCCTTGCACTTGAGCGTTCAAGGATATTTCTTACGTCTTTATGGTTGTATTTTAGAGCTCCTGATAAATCTGCATGCCCCGGTCTTACATGTGTGATTGCTTTTTGGGAGATAATTTCTTTTATTTCAGGATTTTCTTTGTCAACAGGTTCTGCGGACATCGCAATATTCCAGTTTTCCCAGTCTTTGTTTTCTATAACAAGAGTAATAGGTGCACCGGTTGTATAACCATGCCGGATGCCGGAATTTATAATTACTCTGTCTTTTTCTATTTTCATGCGACCGCCGCGACCATAACCCTGTTGGCGTCTCGCAAGCTGTTTATTTATATCTTCAGGATTAATCTTTATTCCTGAGG contains:
- a CDS encoding helix-turn-helix transcriptional regulator — translated: MDSYILKSGSEKIESDDVSILTSILSDNDSKIISFPIEEYLKTFKEEPDGFEITNIIAQALGCFCFCVAASEFLKDIKIKPSFEHPECDFTYILSDFEKNHLNVTSLVRKNKFLASKNYAVNFEKGNVISGKAFINYNLLNESSIKLKIKIDFENLKTSELKDMNILFELIWSKLQPQINKAQRPCMQKTINCIPDYLKFATAPFMQELRRLMTSQNDKIFIGENDVIAKKVTNTGCYVFKKAQLSENDFLAQNGKASSSEATSAFSTHSLQPDNEINKEIDHQIISQLSKMNDLTVDVLNGIVHILMEKSKKTDGEVFLSIDDLLFIRGKKASKNQKGLRGGYKDSQRKEILEHLEILANLKINISNTYIPVIDNNGKRNYEVFSGESPLIYIKKAENKDYYFYVKAGEVLALTLSGAAAKTGLIHKKVSEYDYYRNFWEKRIGNYLAWIWRSRQNNADFLVPLTVGTLLSQIRDEKENKRPQSIRNRLEKALYNLENDLVIKSWQYKEIDEDVLTGKNWFESWLKHKLIIEPPIEILEEYAKIKKIKNNNANKIDFSEIIAIIKEKNLSQMRVAEETGIKHDALAGILTGKMLPNPSEKRKLQTWIMKQKG
- a CDS encoding shikimate kinase — translated: MPKNIVLIGLMGSGKTTIGRKLAEKLNMKFADTDELIIQKAQKSIKLIFAENGEAFFRKLESEAIEEVSSQENIVVSTGGGAVLIEENIHNLKKNGILFHLYAPADELFKRIKDDNERPLINTENPVETLKIIQERRKIFYNQADFKINTCEKTPEETANEIINLFVS
- the aroC gene encoding chorismate synthase, translated to MTFRFLTAGESHGKCLTAIIEGVPSGIKINPEDINKQLARRQQGYGRGGRMKIEKDRVIINSGIRHGYTTGAPITLVIENKDWENWNIAMSAEPVDKENPEIKEIISQKAITHVRPGHADLSGALKYNHKDVRNILERSSARETAIRTAVGALAKIILSEFEIELFSHITQIGTAKVNEKDLPQEFSALKEKAENSDVRCADEETSEAMRKTIDKAAAEGDSLGGIFEIIALNVPIGLGSFVHWDRRLDGQIAQAVMSIPAIKSVSIGIGEDSGKIFGSEMHDEIFPKKDSSNYQRETNNAGGIEGGMSNGMPIIVKASMKPIPTLKKPLRSIDLENGQEHSAHYERSDVCAVPAASVVGEAMLAITLINAFFEKFGGDSLTEIKSNFENYKKLCQSR